From the genome of Scytonema hofmannii PCC 7110, one region includes:
- a CDS encoding RNA-guided endonuclease InsQ/TnpB family protein, with the protein MMVTRRYVFRLYPNKEQEIKLFQARRDHAYLYNACIAHRRYEWKANQKSVTYLEQQNCLPEFKKEWVEFDYLHSQAMQATVKRVDLAYNAFFKGLRKRPLFKSIHKYLGWTYPAKSGWKANTEGKHGNVTLNDLGITIRMRGKAKDWGIPTTLTISYKPGKNQWFASFTVDIEVEEPKFGSESDLKYEKIVAFDLGTATALTLYDGKEFAEVENPQFTKKSEARIKHLSKALRRKRAPNHQKKIKSSRRWKKARKQVSKLQAKIANQRKNWQHKVTSDIASRYDIGVTEELNTKGMTRKAKKGSKRKKQKAGLNKSILSVGFGALNQMIAYKIEQKGGLMIVLPTKQVKPSQRCPNCGKVNKEWAKLANRYHICECGFEVARDRGSAMVMYNVATNQQKGFGTSLSDCGCFSSTSSSKKRKRTGGMKQLGQAKRQKLSQVGGGVLETPSAYAAE; encoded by the coding sequence ATGATGGTAACTAGAAGATATGTATTTCGACTCTACCCAAACAAAGAACAAGAAATCAAATTGTTCCAAGCCAGACGTGACCATGCATATCTGTATAATGCCTGCATTGCTCACCGTCGTTATGAGTGGAAGGCAAATCAAAAGAGCGTTACTTATCTCGAACAACAAAATTGCTTGCCAGAGTTCAAAAAAGAATGGGTAGAGTTTGACTATTTGCATTCTCAAGCAATGCAAGCTACTGTCAAACGTGTTGATTTGGCTTACAATGCCTTTTTCAAAGGACTGCGGAAAAGACCATTATTCAAGTCAATCCACAAATATTTGGGATGGACGTATCCAGCTAAGTCAGGATGGAAAGCTAACACCGAAGGTAAGCACGGAAATGTTACCCTCAATGATTTGGGTATCACTATCAGGATGAGAGGAAAAGCCAAGGACTGGGGAATTCCCACAACTTTGACTATTTCCTACAAGCCTGGGAAAAATCAGTGGTTCGCATCTTTTACCGTTGATATTGAGGTTGAGGAACCAAAGTTTGGTTCTGAGTCTGACTTAAAATACGAGAAAATTGTAGCTTTTGATTTGGGGACAGCCACAGCATTAACTTTGTACGATGGTAAAGAGTTTGCTGAAGTAGAAAATCCTCAATTTACCAAAAAATCTGAAGCTAGAATTAAACATTTGTCAAAAGCTTTGCGTCGCAAACGTGCGCCAAATCATCAAAAGAAAATCAAGTCTTCTAGGCGTTGGAAAAAAGCAAGAAAGCAAGTTTCTAAATTACAAGCTAAGATTGCAAATCAACGCAAAAATTGGCAGCACAAGGTGACATCAGATATTGCTAGTCGTTATGACATCGGTGTCACTGAAGAACTCAATACTAAAGGGATGACGCGCAAAGCAAAGAAGGGTAGCAAGCGCAAAAAGCAAAAAGCTGGATTGAATAAATCCATACTTTCTGTTGGTTTTGGAGCACTCAACCAAATGATTGCTTACAAAATCGAACAGAAAGGAGGCTTGATGATTGTGCTTCCTACTAAACAAGTTAAACCGTCGCAACGCTGTCCTAACTGTGGCAAAGTCAATAAGGAATGGGCAAAGCTCGCGAATCGATATCACATTTGCGAGTGTGGTTTCGAGGTTGCCCGTGACCGTGGGTCTGCTATGGTTATGTACAACGTAGCGACAAATCAACAAAAGGGGTTTGGAACGAGCCTCTCAGACTGTGGATGTTTCAGCTCTACTTCATCCT
- the tnpA gene encoding IS200/IS605 family transposase — protein sequence MTKLRSGSHVVFSIHLHIVFVTKYRRKVFTSQMIVDMKEVFERVLVANNSKLEDCNGESDHVHLLVDLHPDNNISDLVASLKSASSRVLREKYKPVIDKYYWGKAKLWHDSKCIVSCGGAPLEVVKDYIQNQSGGRMEKIGASNP from the coding sequence ATGACAAAGCTAAGGAGCGGTTCACACGTTGTTTTCTCTATTCACTTGCATATAGTATTCGTTACTAAATACAGGCGGAAAGTATTTACATCACAGATGATTGTGGACATGAAAGAAGTTTTTGAAAGAGTGCTGGTAGCAAATAACTCCAAGCTTGAAGACTGCAATGGTGAATCAGACCACGTTCACTTATTAGTTGACCTACACCCAGACAATAATATTTCTGATTTAGTGGCATCCCTAAAATCAGCAAGTAGTCGCGTACTGCGAGAAAAATATAAACCTGTTATTGATAAATACTACTGGGGTAAAGCCAAACTTTGGCACGACTCTAAATGTATTGTGTCTTGCGGTGGTGCGCCACTAGAAGTCGTCAAAGATTATATACAAAACCAGTCAGGAGGAAGAATGGAAAAGATAGGGGCATCGAACCCCTAA